A single Kribbella aluminosa DNA region contains:
- a CDS encoding sigma factor-like helix-turn-helix DNA-binding protein, whose product MKKGETVTDDSAEGAAISWLEAFPWVQAAAGSDVSLEDDGHPWWEAAIAESEPADQTRLGQISSLALERLTRWTIGQIFPGLPSDEELPRILTSTRARNAASRQGYKTSGDLLPLELGDILRWPQIGVGTVDSMLQSLASIAVHHRSVSTPHAKDAGEKSGPTPVASHPLQTDLFADLVDQGQRSEHLRDPVTDDLRMIASWYVSMGIQDARLVADELPAWAPADVIKAKERICLLGSEAVLDAAELDLTAAMLLQDQIATLGERTQFVLAHRFFADQPKTLDELGQLLGVTRERVRQIEAKARAVMVGFLDSAPLADIAATVREVVSTVLPLDELIRVIPALGQQVDAVAQPAWRVLDRLDDQYEIEDGWCAVPTIGSAVAPTVTALEEVANLHGVASLDDIPVLNPNLPDDVSQDGLRAWLVYCGCAVVGDYVLVRLQKLADRAAAILSIAASPMSSEEMHNRLGGDRSLNSLKNALASDDRFKRVDRDSWALSEWEMDTYEGVRALIRQEVARSGGRLTLEVLIERITGQYTVTASSVTSYASALPFEVKNGIVQLAVSGRQVKKSPERTRRLYRRPTEWLYRVHITQEHARGSGSVAPIAIATILDLEHGSTNYLPSQPGQQTVSWVGAQPTFGSIRRLLVAQDIEIDTDVFMVLGNDGTFRIEQIDVTADDSLLKALALTGCSMGTADDPRVALARAIGLPDESPAASVIGGYRERGDTDIADLLIQVRSRLDAGDLPERPTHDAAVDEILDLL is encoded by the coding sequence GTGAAGAAGGGGGAAACGGTGACCGATGATTCAGCCGAGGGCGCAGCCATCAGCTGGCTAGAGGCGTTCCCGTGGGTGCAGGCCGCCGCTGGGAGCGATGTGTCGCTCGAGGACGATGGCCACCCTTGGTGGGAGGCTGCCATCGCCGAGTCGGAGCCAGCGGACCAGACGAGACTCGGCCAGATTTCTAGCCTGGCGCTGGAACGTTTAACCCGGTGGACGATCGGTCAGATCTTTCCGGGTCTGCCATCCGACGAGGAACTGCCTAGGATTTTGACTAGTACAAGGGCTCGCAACGCGGCGAGTCGACAGGGATACAAGACGAGCGGCGACTTGCTCCCGCTCGAGCTCGGTGACATCCTGCGGTGGCCACAGATCGGTGTCGGGACCGTCGACTCTATGTTGCAGTCGCTTGCAAGCATCGCGGTGCACCACCGGTCCGTGTCCACCCCTCATGCGAAGGACGCGGGCGAGAAGTCGGGTCCAACCCCCGTGGCGAGTCACCCGTTGCAGACTGATCTCTTTGCCGACCTTGTCGACCAAGGACAGCGAAGTGAGCACCTGAGGGACCCGGTTACCGACGACCTCCGAATGATCGCCAGCTGGTACGTATCGATGGGGATTCAAGATGCCCGGCTTGTCGCGGATGAGCTGCCAGCATGGGCACCCGCAGACGTTATCAAGGCCAAAGAGCGCATCTGTCTGCTTGGAAGCGAGGCCGTTCTTGATGCGGCTGAACTTGATCTGACAGCGGCGATGCTGCTCCAGGACCAGATTGCTACGTTGGGCGAGCGTACTCAATTCGTCCTGGCTCACCGGTTCTTCGCCGATCAGCCCAAGACTCTCGACGAACTCGGTCAGTTGTTAGGAGTCACCCGAGAACGAGTGCGCCAGATCGAGGCGAAGGCGCGTGCCGTCATGGTCGGCTTCCTCGATTCGGCGCCGCTCGCAGATATCGCCGCGACTGTTCGAGAAGTTGTCAGCACCGTCCTGCCTCTCGACGAGCTCATCCGTGTGATCCCGGCGCTCGGGCAACAAGTTGATGCGGTTGCGCAGCCGGCCTGGCGTGTTCTGGATCGCCTCGACGACCAGTACGAGATCGAAGACGGCTGGTGCGCTGTGCCCACTATCGGTAGTGCCGTCGCCCCGACGGTCACAGCGTTGGAAGAGGTAGCCAACCTGCACGGCGTCGCGAGCCTCGACGACATCCCAGTTCTCAACCCGAACCTGCCGGATGACGTCAGCCAGGATGGTCTGCGTGCTTGGTTGGTCTACTGCGGTTGCGCTGTTGTCGGGGACTACGTCCTCGTCCGTCTCCAGAAGCTGGCGGACCGTGCCGCGGCGATCTTGTCGATTGCTGCCTCGCCCATGTCGTCCGAAGAGATGCATAACCGCCTGGGAGGCGACCGCAGTCTGAACTCCTTGAAGAATGCCCTCGCTTCCGATGACCGGTTCAAACGGGTAGACCGTGACAGCTGGGCACTCTCTGAATGGGAAATGGATACATACGAAGGTGTACGGGCATTGATTCGGCAAGAGGTTGCTCGCTCCGGCGGACGACTAACGCTGGAAGTACTGATCGAGCGCATCACCGGGCAGTACACGGTGACAGCGAGCAGTGTTACTTCGTACGCAAGCGCGCTTCCGTTCGAGGTCAAGAACGGCATCGTGCAACTTGCAGTGAGCGGCCGACAGGTGAAGAAGTCGCCTGAGCGAACACGACGGCTCTACCGTCGTCCCACCGAATGGCTCTACCGAGTCCACATCACGCAGGAGCATGCACGTGGCAGCGGATCGGTGGCCCCGATCGCGATCGCGACGATCCTCGACCTTGAGCACGGATCGACTAACTATCTCCCGTCTCAGCCCGGTCAGCAGACCGTCAGCTGGGTCGGGGCCCAGCCCACGTTCGGTTCGATCCGACGCCTGCTTGTGGCACAGGACATAGAGATCGACACCGACGTATTCATGGTTCTCGGTAACGACGGGACCTTCCGAATCGAGCAGATCGACGTGACGGCCGATGACTCGCTGCTGAAGGCATTGGCGTTGACAGGGTGCTCTATGGGCACCGCTGATGATCCACGGGTGGCGCTAGCGCGAGCGATTGGACTACCAGACGAGTCACCAGCAGCCAGCGTGATCGGGGGTTACCGCGAGCGCGGTGACACAGACATCGCCGATCTGCTCATTCAGGTCCGCAGCCGCCTGGACGCCGGCGACTTACCCGAGCGACCAACTCACGACGCCGCAGTCGACGAGATTCTGGATCTGTTGTGA
- a CDS encoding DEAD/DEAH box helicase family protein yields MTTNQPGLRSLSLADRYRSDKEDVVATFYRPSFTVATRYSRAVGYFTSTSLALFARGIEAFSARGGVMRLVASPHFNEDDLIDIERGYDVRAVVERATLRELDSEQRETVLDGLGLVGRLVAEGALDIKLAFVQQDDWIGIYHEKIGIFRDDDGDLVAFTGSSNETFGGLVANFESIEVYRGWEAVDGRRALRLEEDFEALWSDKTTRLSVVPFPEVARDRLISLGNERGERTLPPRDDALRPPVVVTDGPARLAVPSNITVRGYQRDAVEAWLRQQGRGMLKMATGTGKTKTALIAATQLANVLRQREQPLVLLVLAPLQHLVDQWITEVEEFGVRPVAVYESSQKWLPVVEDQLNEARLGQRPVVVIVATNASYIGDKFQSVLSRITQPLLVVADEAHNLGSSTYRAALPQNATYRLALSATPERWFDEDGTDALIDYFGPIAFELGLGKAIEMGALTRYLYMPRLVELNAIETSLYSDLTTEIAKRITAGDDLKAADPSSPLGFLLRQRAGVLGHAEGKLAALRADLARRSDAWFQLVYCAEGRRPTEAGQPPGPNQLRDAMHLVGNELHLAAHSYISETARAERKVLLRRFGSGTDLQVLVAMRCLDEGVDIPDARTGYLLASSSNPRQFIQRRGRLLRRAEGKDRAEIFDYLAVPPAGAPLNFEVERNLLIRELERANEFAKLSENYETTLEVLRPLKERYQLMDM; encoded by the coding sequence GTGACGACGAATCAACCTGGTCTTCGTTCACTATCGCTCGCTGATCGCTACCGCAGCGACAAAGAGGACGTCGTAGCGACGTTCTACCGGCCATCGTTCACCGTCGCGACTCGCTACAGCCGCGCAGTCGGCTACTTCACCTCGACGAGTCTGGCGTTGTTTGCCCGTGGCATCGAGGCGTTCAGCGCACGAGGTGGGGTGATGCGATTGGTGGCATCGCCTCACTTCAACGAGGACGACTTGATCGACATCGAGCGTGGGTATGACGTCCGTGCCGTCGTCGAGCGGGCAACCTTACGAGAGCTGGACAGCGAACAGCGGGAGACCGTACTGGACGGCTTGGGATTGGTGGGACGCCTGGTTGCCGAAGGCGCTCTAGATATCAAGCTGGCCTTCGTCCAGCAGGACGACTGGATTGGGATCTATCACGAGAAGATCGGCATCTTTCGAGATGACGACGGCGATCTTGTCGCCTTCACAGGTAGCAGCAACGAGACCTTCGGCGGCCTCGTGGCCAACTTCGAGTCAATCGAGGTCTACCGCGGATGGGAGGCTGTCGACGGTAGACGAGCACTCCGGCTCGAAGAGGATTTTGAGGCCCTCTGGTCGGATAAGACGACGCGCCTCAGCGTCGTGCCGTTCCCAGAGGTAGCCCGCGACCGGCTGATCAGCCTGGGTAATGAACGTGGGGAACGAACCCTACCGCCACGCGACGACGCCCTACGCCCACCTGTCGTTGTGACCGATGGCCCTGCACGGCTAGCCGTCCCTAGCAACATAACGGTGCGGGGCTATCAGCGCGACGCCGTGGAGGCGTGGCTTCGGCAGCAAGGGCGCGGCATGCTCAAGATGGCCACAGGTACAGGCAAGACCAAAACTGCACTGATCGCCGCGACACAGCTTGCGAATGTACTCCGGCAGCGGGAGCAGCCACTCGTTCTACTGGTTCTCGCGCCCCTACAGCACCTGGTCGATCAGTGGATCACCGAGGTCGAGGAATTTGGCGTCCGGCCGGTAGCCGTCTACGAGTCGAGTCAGAAGTGGCTGCCGGTCGTCGAAGACCAGCTCAACGAAGCACGCCTAGGCCAACGTCCCGTCGTCGTCATCGTCGCCACCAACGCCTCCTACATCGGCGACAAGTTCCAGTCGGTCCTCTCACGAATCACTCAACCTCTACTTGTTGTCGCTGACGAGGCCCATAACCTTGGCTCATCGACCTACCGTGCGGCTTTGCCACAGAATGCGACCTACAGACTGGCGCTCTCAGCGACACCGGAGCGTTGGTTCGACGAAGATGGTACGGACGCTCTCATCGACTACTTCGGTCCGATCGCCTTCGAGCTAGGCCTTGGCAAAGCCATAGAGATGGGCGCCCTGACGCGATACCTGTACATGCCGCGCCTCGTCGAACTGAATGCAATCGAGACAAGCCTGTATTCAGATCTGACCACTGAGATCGCGAAGCGCATCACTGCGGGCGACGACCTCAAGGCCGCCGACCCATCGTCGCCTCTCGGATTCCTGCTCCGGCAGCGGGCAGGCGTTCTCGGGCATGCCGAGGGAAAGTTGGCAGCGCTGAGAGCCGATCTGGCACGCCGCTCCGATGCCTGGTTCCAACTTGTTTATTGCGCTGAAGGCCGGCGACCAACTGAGGCTGGCCAGCCACCTGGGCCGAACCAACTTCGGGACGCGATGCACCTGGTCGGCAACGAGCTGCACCTGGCGGCTCACTCGTACATCTCAGAGACAGCGCGCGCCGAGCGCAAGGTTCTGCTTCGACGTTTTGGTTCCGGTACCGATCTTCAAGTATTGGTCGCCATGCGGTGCCTCGACGAGGGAGTGGACATTCCGGACGCCCGCACGGGATATCTACTTGCCAGCAGCTCCAATCCTCGTCAGTTCATCCAGCGCCGAGGCCGGCTGCTACGCCGAGCTGAAGGTAAAGACCGTGCCGAGATCTTCGACTACCTCGCTGTTCCACCTGCAGGGGCTCCGCTCAACTTTGAGGTCGAGCGAAACCTCCTCATTCGGGAACTCGAACGGGCCAACGAGTTCGCCAAGCTGTCTGAGAACTATGAGACCACGCTAGAAGTGCTGCGACCGCTCAAGGAGCGCTACCAACTCATGGATATGTAG
- a CDS encoding AAA family ATPase — MRLQSITLTNFRQFAGEQTFNLASDSSRPVSLLFGANGAGKTTFLNAFTWALYETMSDDVEQQDRMITDGVWRALPLGDSCEVAVELRFDHEGQDYRVLRSASLRKDSDQQGPISPAVQLWTTKPDGSSEIVGAPQETIHVILPRGVSRSFFFNGERIENLVKKGAYAEVKQDIKVLLALEQVERAIDHLPSVDTKLTAVLRKHGGDKASGIQEAIDALRERETAGQEELKVLEGDLAILIENRESVTDLLRQHAESAPIQAERDAVGGELQDALAARDAAMAERAYLVATRGFQAFTDTLTESTAAIAEGLYQKGALPAPLKREFVDQLLEEGSCICGTPLKEHTAAWDHVKDWRQRAGLQAVETAWQQLSGQLAPLSAARNELGDSLVALMKRIGTERDRVTRLEERKSELDGKLHLLGSRMEDVKGPGDPTHGSQQSGRDQATAHRRSESGPPDTRERCRAEEQGTLAGGSNR, encoded by the coding sequence ATGAGACTGCAGTCGATCACGCTCACCAACTTCCGTCAGTTCGCAGGCGAGCAGACCTTCAACCTGGCATCGGACTCCTCCAGGCCGGTTTCCCTGCTATTTGGGGCCAACGGCGCCGGTAAGACCACCTTCCTCAACGCGTTTACCTGGGCACTCTACGAAACGATGTCGGACGACGTTGAGCAGCAGGACCGCATGATCACCGATGGCGTCTGGCGAGCGCTCCCGCTCGGCGACTCCTGCGAGGTCGCGGTCGAGTTGCGGTTCGACCACGAAGGACAGGACTATCGCGTGCTCCGAAGCGCGAGCCTTCGTAAGGACTCGGATCAGCAAGGCCCGATCTCCCCCGCCGTTCAGCTGTGGACTACGAAGCCAGATGGTTCCTCGGAGATCGTGGGAGCACCGCAGGAGACGATCCATGTCATCCTTCCTCGCGGCGTAAGTCGATCGTTCTTCTTCAACGGCGAGCGCATAGAGAATCTTGTCAAGAAGGGCGCCTACGCTGAGGTTAAGCAGGACATCAAGGTGCTCCTGGCTCTGGAGCAGGTCGAACGGGCCATCGATCACCTACCAAGTGTTGACACAAAGCTGACCGCGGTCCTCCGCAAGCATGGTGGTGATAAGGCCAGCGGGATCCAGGAGGCGATCGACGCCCTACGAGAGCGAGAGACTGCCGGCCAAGAGGAACTGAAGGTCCTCGAGGGTGACCTAGCCATCCTGATAGAAAACCGTGAGAGTGTCACCGATCTGCTCCGCCAGCACGCCGAGTCAGCTCCCATCCAGGCAGAGCGTGATGCCGTAGGTGGCGAACTGCAAGACGCCCTCGCGGCACGAGATGCCGCGATGGCTGAACGTGCGTACCTTGTGGCTACCCGTGGATTTCAGGCGTTCACCGACACACTGACCGAGTCCACAGCTGCGATTGCTGAGGGCCTTTATCAGAAGGGCGCCCTCCCAGCCCCGCTCAAGCGTGAGTTTGTTGATCAGCTCCTTGAGGAAGGCTCCTGCATCTGTGGCACTCCACTGAAGGAGCACACGGCCGCCTGGGATCATGTCAAGGATTGGCGTCAACGCGCCGGACTACAAGCGGTGGAAACTGCATGGCAGCAGTTGAGCGGTCAGCTTGCCCCGCTATCGGCTGCACGCAATGAGTTGGGGGATTCGCTCGTCGCGCTGATGAAGCGGATCGGCACTGAACGCGATCGGGTAACACGGCTCGAAGAGCGCAAGTCTGAGTTGGACGGCAAGCTGCACCTGCTGGGCAGCCGCATGGAGGATGTGAAAGGCCCTGGAGACCCAACGCATGGATCTCAACAATCGGGTCGGGATCAAGCAACAGCGCATCGGCGCAGTGAGAGCGGACCTCCAGACACTCGCGAAAGATGTCGAGCAGAAGAACAAGGAACGCTCGCAGGCGGAAGTAACAGATGA
- a CDS encoding DNA phosphorothioation-associated protein 4 translates to MTTAPSDVRVRRPHQHERLMQELQEDGGFPTFRDVLLFAAAVGYRQERRVPFTTAAGDPIRYDTLTHPAFGEALVGMIAANVVAEDPEIMDAVRLEERIKIFEEYANGGLEFLQEQVNVRHKPASAIVIDLVAEAFTESGGARPVSVDELLKGVTWG, encoded by the coding sequence GTGACGACGGCACCCTCCGACGTACGTGTACGGCGGCCGCATCAGCACGAAAGACTGATGCAAGAGCTTCAGGAGGACGGGGGCTTTCCAACCTTCCGGGACGTCTTGCTCTTTGCTGCCGCGGTTGGCTATCGCCAGGAACGCCGCGTGCCATTCACTACTGCGGCTGGTGACCCGATCCGCTACGACACCCTCACCCACCCTGCCTTCGGTGAGGCGCTGGTCGGCATGATCGCGGCAAATGTCGTGGCAGAGGATCCTGAGATCATGGACGCCGTGCGGCTGGAGGAACGAATCAAGATCTTCGAGGAGTATGCGAACGGCGGCCTCGAGTTTCTCCAGGAGCAGGTGAACGTGCGGCACAAGCCAGCCAGCGCAATCGTGATCGATCTCGTTGCTGAGGCATTTACAGAGAGCGGTGGCGCTCGGCCAGTGTCGGTCGACGAGCTCTTGAAGGGCGTTACTTGGGGCTAG
- a CDS encoding DNA phosphorothioation-associated putative methyltransferase: MHVVPRHRTAMSRSAISRPIATALADQLVAESMTVFDYGCGRGGDVRSLSALGFHADGWDPAHRPNVERRPADVVNLGYVVNVIEDPIERANTLRSAWDLARRLLVVSARLVWESRDLVGIPMGDGLVTRTGTFQKFFQQSELADWIRQVLEVEPVAAAPGIFYVFRDAADEQQFLAQRVYSYRPRMRVDPHQMYEKYSNMLTPLMTFLSGHGRPPRQGELSPDDERLVIEALGTIGRATQLIRQVTDADYWEQVRRQRRAELLIYVALSRFGRRPRFTQLGPTLARDIKAHFSTYREACLQADRLLYGAGDQTMIYLSARGSSVGKQTPTSLYVHRSALAQLPPLLQVYEGCARVLCGTIEQANLIKLSVTDSQVSYLTYPRFDRDAHPTLETAVTVNLKKLTVGWRDYSRSENPPLLHRKEEFIGPDDTRRTLYERLTRAEVRAGLYEQPSSIGTLAGWQRTLANAGVTVQGHRLKRI; this comes from the coding sequence GTGCACGTGGTTCCGCGGCACCGGACGGCGATGTCTCGGAGTGCCATCTCCCGCCCCATCGCGACGGCGCTCGCGGACCAACTCGTAGCAGAGTCGATGACAGTCTTCGACTACGGCTGCGGCCGTGGTGGTGACGTCCGTAGCCTGAGTGCCCTCGGCTTTCACGCCGACGGATGGGACCCCGCTCACCGGCCGAACGTCGAGCGGCGACCAGCTGACGTGGTCAACCTCGGATACGTCGTCAACGTGATCGAGGATCCCATCGAACGTGCCAATACCCTCAGATCTGCATGGGATCTGGCGAGGCGACTACTAGTCGTATCCGCACGTCTTGTGTGGGAATCACGGGACCTGGTCGGCATCCCGATGGGGGATGGGCTCGTCACGAGGACCGGCACGTTCCAGAAGTTCTTTCAGCAGTCCGAACTGGCTGACTGGATCCGTCAGGTCCTAGAGGTCGAGCCGGTGGCAGCAGCTCCTGGCATCTTCTACGTCTTTCGAGACGCGGCGGACGAACAGCAGTTCCTGGCGCAGCGCGTGTACAGCTACCGCCCGCGTATGCGAGTCGATCCGCACCAGATGTACGAGAAGTACTCCAACATGCTGACGCCGCTCATGACCTTCTTGTCAGGGCACGGGCGACCGCCCCGCCAGGGAGAACTGTCCCCGGATGACGAGAGACTGGTGATCGAGGCTCTCGGCACGATCGGGCGAGCGACCCAACTCATCAGGCAGGTCACCGACGCCGACTACTGGGAGCAGGTACGTCGCCAGAGACGCGCCGAGCTGCTCATCTATGTCGCGCTGTCCCGCTTCGGACGCCGCCCCCGATTCACTCAACTCGGTCCCACGCTGGCTCGGGACATCAAGGCACATTTCAGCACCTATCGCGAAGCATGCCTTCAAGCAGATCGGCTGCTGTACGGCGCCGGCGACCAGACGATGATCTACCTCTCAGCCCGCGGATCATCCGTAGGCAAACAGACACCTACATCCCTGTACGTGCACCGCTCGGCTTTGGCGCAGTTGCCACCGCTTCTACAGGTCTACGAAGGCTGCGCCAGAGTGCTGTGCGGCACTATCGAGCAAGCGAACTTGATCAAGCTCTCGGTGACTGATTCTCAGGTGTCCTACTTGACCTATCCGCGCTTCGATCGCGACGCCCATCCAACGCTGGAGACGGCCGTGACGGTGAATCTAAAGAAGCTGACGGTCGGCTGGCGGGACTACAGCAGGTCCGAGAACCCGCCGTTGCTCCATCGGAAAGAGGAGTTTATCGGTCCAGACGACACCCGAAGGACTCTGTATGAACGGTTGACGCGAGCTGAGGTGCGAGCTGGGCTGTACGAACAGCCCAGCTCCATTGGGACCCTTGCGGGCTGGCAGCGCACGCTGGCGAATGCCGGCGTCACGGTCCAAGGTCATCGCCTCAAGCGAATCTAG
- the dndE gene encoding DNA sulfur modification protein DndE, giving the protein MPLEHIRLTQSARDQLITLKRRTGIAHWNVLCRWALCRSLVEPAKPPTVKLVLDSNVEMTWRVFAGNHGDELWALLRYRCHADGLELDEETLAQQFRLHLHRGVGYLVGDPRVTDIVGLTRLALDESVA; this is encoded by the coding sequence ATGCCACTCGAACACATCCGGCTGACTCAGTCGGCGCGTGATCAGCTCATCACGCTGAAGCGGCGCACGGGAATCGCCCATTGGAACGTTCTTTGTCGGTGGGCGCTCTGCCGGTCTTTGGTGGAGCCGGCCAAACCGCCGACAGTGAAGCTCGTCCTCGACAGCAACGTTGAGATGACATGGCGGGTGTTCGCGGGAAACCATGGCGACGAGCTCTGGGCACTTCTGCGATACCGCTGCCACGCAGACGGTCTGGAACTCGACGAGGAGACGCTCGCCCAGCAGTTCCGCCTACACCTACACCGCGGCGTTGGTTACCTTGTTGGAGATCCTCGGGTGACTGACATAGTCGGGCTTACGCGCCTTGCCCTGGACGAATCGGTGGCATAG
- the dndD gene encoding DNA sulfur modification protein DndD — protein MILDELTLRNFGTFAGKQTLNLTPASAKKPVIVIGGLNGAGKTTILEAILLALYGSLAPVSGRRSGSYDNYLRALIHHGVPHAEGAGVELAFTAYQQGSAREYRIRRSWMASGASMREILDVLVDGRHDAALTTTWSEHVETFLPRGIAGLFFFDGEQIEALADLERSRQVVHTALDALLGLDLVQRLTTDLAVLRRRHRSQQVPDELRHELEEKQRVATALRQSEESAFAALAAKRLDIERAEKRLFEATEAYRSAGGDLLQKRDGAEASVKALRNELDRLEEELRDEAGDLAPLLQVSSQLAALADQARREAAAARNRVAIDVMSERDDTILAKLREGKTRAALIASLESFLLEDRQVRQQSADEVAITGVGDAAPFEALTTALPTVERRLRALVLRRDALRIELDQADRLLVAMPDPERLAPLVKQRDEASDDLIRAQAAVAHADELHASIRNERGRADAAHDSALNKAAHANLEADDGRRIVDHADRVRETLEKLRTAATRRHLTRISELILEALKRLMRKDALISAVSIDPETYSVELARPDGSQIHAEQLSAGERQLLAVALLWGLARAAGQPLPVVVDTPLGRLDRTHREHLLSRYFPHASHQVLLLSTDTEIDAESYKQLHPHIGRSYRLVFDSSTNGTTVVPGYFWEGDN, from the coding sequence GTGATCCTGGATGAACTAACCCTGCGTAACTTCGGCACGTTCGCCGGCAAGCAGACGCTCAACCTGACGCCTGCATCTGCGAAGAAGCCCGTGATTGTCATCGGTGGCTTGAACGGCGCGGGTAAGACCACGATCCTCGAAGCGATCCTTCTTGCGCTCTACGGCTCGCTCGCCCCGGTGTCCGGGCGTAGGTCAGGTAGCTACGACAACTATCTCCGCGCATTGATTCATCATGGTGTGCCACACGCCGAGGGCGCTGGAGTCGAGCTCGCATTCACTGCGTACCAGCAAGGCTCGGCACGGGAGTACAGGATTCGTCGGAGCTGGATGGCCAGTGGCGCTTCGATGCGCGAGATTCTCGATGTGCTGGTCGATGGTCGACACGACGCCGCTCTCACCACGACTTGGAGTGAGCACGTCGAGACGTTCCTGCCTCGAGGCATCGCTGGCCTGTTCTTCTTCGACGGCGAGCAGATCGAAGCGCTCGCTGACCTCGAACGCTCGCGCCAGGTCGTCCACACCGCCCTAGACGCGTTGCTCGGCCTCGACCTGGTCCAGCGGCTGACGACAGACCTAGCTGTGCTGCGCCGTCGTCACCGATCGCAACAGGTGCCCGACGAGCTGCGGCACGAGCTCGAGGAGAAGCAGCGGGTTGCGACTGCCCTTCGACAGTCGGAGGAGAGCGCCTTTGCAGCTCTCGCCGCGAAGCGACTCGATATTGAGCGCGCGGAGAAGAGGCTGTTTGAAGCAACCGAAGCGTATCGGTCAGCTGGTGGAGACCTCCTGCAAAAGCGCGATGGTGCCGAAGCATCTGTGAAGGCGCTCCGGAATGAGCTCGATCGGCTTGAAGAAGAGCTCCGGGATGAAGCCGGCGACCTGGCACCACTGCTGCAGGTGTCATCACAGCTGGCAGCACTGGCTGATCAAGCGCGCCGCGAGGCGGCGGCTGCGCGTAACAGAGTCGCGATCGACGTGATGTCTGAGCGGGATGACACCATCCTTGCGAAGCTGCGTGAGGGGAAAACTCGTGCGGCTCTCATCGCATCCCTGGAAAGCTTCCTGCTCGAAGACCGGCAGGTTCGGCAGCAGTCCGCGGACGAGGTAGCAATCACTGGCGTCGGCGACGCCGCGCCGTTCGAGGCGCTCACAACAGCGCTGCCGACAGTCGAGCGACGCCTCCGAGCTCTCGTACTGCGACGGGACGCGTTACGGATCGAGCTCGACCAGGCAGACCGGCTGCTTGTCGCAATGCCTGATCCCGAAAGGTTGGCGCCGCTTGTCAAGCAGCGCGATGAGGCATCGGATGATCTGATCCGGGCTCAGGCCGCAGTGGCTCATGCTGACGAACTGCACGCGTCTATCCGCAATGAGCGCGGGCGGGCAGACGCAGCTCACGACTCAGCACTGAATAAGGCAGCGCATGCAAACCTCGAGGCGGATGATGGTCGACGGATCGTTGATCACGCTGACCGAGTTCGGGAGACTCTGGAGAAGCTGCGGACAGCGGCAACTCGCCGGCATTTGACGCGTATCAGCGAGCTGATCCTGGAAGCGCTCAAGCGGCTCATGCGCAAGGATGCCTTGATCAGCGCCGTGTCGATCGACCCCGAAACATACTCAGTCGAGCTGGCGCGTCCTGACGGCAGTCAGATTCACGCCGAACAGTTGTCGGCGGGCGAGCGGCAACTGCTTGCAGTCGCGCTGCTGTGGGGCCTTGCTCGCGCCGCGGGGCAGCCACTCCCGGTTGTTGTCGATACCCCGCTTGGCCGGCTTGATCGGACACACCGCGAGCATCTCCTCAGCCGGTACTTTCCCCACGCCAGCCATCAGGTTCTCCTACTGTCGACTGACACCGAGATCGACGCGGAGTCGTACAAGCAGCTACATCCCCACATCGGACGCTCGTACCGGCTGGTGTTCGATAGCTCGACCAACGGCACCACGGTTGTGCCTGGCTACTTCTGGGAGGGTGACAACTGA